The nucleotide window aaggtcacatggtctcatttcTTCCATTGCTCAGGGTTGGTGCCGAATGCTTGCTGGGATCAACAATAGCCTTTTCTAGAATTTagagtaattatcatagagaagtttcctcatatattaatctccctgtcccctcatgtatcgctgtaatccatttcattatatgaatgtataatcaatattcattatttgatattattattaataaaccagttgagtaataaaaccaatccttggctatttgtttgtgtgtgcacctttcttgtatagaattattacttctagttcagattcaatttcagagtcaagaacctacggcaggtcaatgagcataattcattaataatagttaattctagctaattctgccatataatatgtaaagtcatctaacatgattacctacttgtctaagctaaaattggacaggtaaagacactacatattatttaatggctaaCAAACATgtagcttagcaaaatgaattaaataattaattattaataaaataataatgaattatcattgactccgctatgtagtgcttatgccaccgcaacatgtgcataactatttccactacagtgACTAACGCTCGAGTAACCTCCTGGCTCATGGCTCTTCAAAGCTTTGACTTGGAGGTATGTTATGCACAAAACTGCAAGAGCCctctaggcacaggccttgcctcATGCAGATGATACAGAGGAGATATCTGTTCCCAAGTGCTACAGACTCCAGAAACCCTCAtacccaccgtggctaaccaccactatttagACTCtgacacatgcaaagaccttgtcactgcatatATAGATGGTTGTTCATTCTGCCGAGAACACACACTAATGGAAGGGGTGGGCATTGTTGGAAAAAACgggtggcctcacgaacccctaatgttcaaattgggtgctcagtatgctgaaatagcacaatatgctgaaatagcaggaattctcatcacaattcagtctgcggttcagaaaagcataaaaactttggtgatctgcacagactccaactatgcacgcctaagcttcacatgccacttgaaactgtggaaaaccaacaactacaccacatcaaacaaaaagccagtcaaacacaaagagcttttcgtgGCATGTTAACACTTGGTTGACACATGTGACCTACAGATCTATGGGAAGAAAGTGAGGGGAATCCTGGGAGATGACAAAAAGAACTCAATGACCAGGCAGATAGCTTAGACAAACAAGCGGCCCACGAAGGCACATCATTGACATTTGATCCCTCCCCTTATCCAAACCCACCCAACACCGATGTCCTACCTATTACACAGTCTAGAACAGTAGCGACCATTGTCTCCATTAACCCTGTTTTTCTGATGCCAACTTAATTGCTCTCCAGGCTCGTGACCTGTCCATTTCCAAAATGCTTATgtatgtctctgacccatctgcATGTCCCGTCTCGGCTCAAGATCTTGACatcataccaggccttaaagacctatacgacGCCAGAGCATCTCTCCaggtcgtcaaaggcttgcttgtTCATGCAACTGACTCGCACACATCACCTGCGTTCGTGGTTCCTTAGTGCGACAGTAGGGTGATTCTGATGCAcacccatgactccccatctgcgggacacaaaggggtcaaagcaacacaccatgcacTCCGGCAgatggcatattggccccataTGGTAAAATATGTGGCTGATTACATTAAAGGttacgtgtgcattcactaaatgtgTAGAATGCCACCCctgcaccgaatgacacagtgCTAACCACTgcctacttactgatgaaccatatCTTCTCatggtttggcctacccagccgtgtcgactctgacagagggacacatttcacatgcAGTCATGCAGTAGCTCTGGCAGTTCTTGGGAGTAAAAGCCAGctttcacattagctaccatcctcaaagctcaggtcaggcaATTTGAGTCAAcagaactgttgttagcataatGAAAAAGTATGTCGCAGCAAACCAgtgagactgggatgtcaagctaccctttgtactgatggccatacatGCGACACCACATGATGCAGttggggtctcaccctttgacttgatgacagggagacagatgactctgcctctacatctgttatatcaactgggtgaagctagcatagcagtagcctacacccctcatcagtatatggaggatttTCGGAAACATCTCAAAGCCACCTTTGcatttgcccagcagaaactggaaaaaagtgcagaagatCGCAAAGCATACTATGTTCACAAGGCATCCCATgacgaactccaaataggggacaaggtgtggtactacatctttgtccaacctgttggaaggtcgcaaaaaacaggggggaatctggcccgcaaattcctaccctgATGGTCAGGTCCCTATGAGATTACTGACAGACTGTCCCCCGTTGTGTACCAGAATCAAAATCAACAAAAGTAAGGGCAGTGCTGAtctcaaatgggtccaccgcaaccaaatcaggCCACACAAAAACCCATGGGACCTGTAGGGGACACTAACGTTTGTGTTAGGTCATAAAACAATAGAACCAAAGGCAAGAAGGGTGTTGGTTAACAACCAGCTACAGCCTTCTACTCCCAACCTTTGTTCTTCTATCTCACTTCCCCTCTTCCTCTCATTCTTCAGCAGGCAACAAGTTTCTagccagactgaggacactcagggtgcaagaccctagttcctcatcattaattattttagagTGTTTATCCTAGGTATAAAACCTTTATCGAAAGTGGGGTATAGTggtaatttttttctaaaagtgACTCTTTGTAATTACTCAAATCTAATCATGAGTATTTTTCCTGGTACGATgaccccgctgctcattctcctgttCATCAGTCATACTTCCAGAAGGGATTGAACCGGGTCCTGACTccggaataatactgaaagaccagccaggaTTGCTAATCACTAACTGTCGCCTACTTACCCAAAGGGTATTTGTATGGTTGAATTCCCCCGAAGCATGTAGGAAAAACCTACCTAAAACCGCTTTGCaaactggccggaatggagctagatggactgaggaagctatcagccatgcagaagctgacgtaactcatatgctccaccagctacaaaagtttataGTAACGCAATCAGAATTAAGTAGTTTTAATAAATGACCTAAATGTTTCATAGGGGGATcgctaatggcagctgcaactgtgggatcactactgtgCCTTGGAACGTCTGCTGTCAACTTAGCCACTGTCAAACGTCCAGTAGGGGAATTGCAGGCTGAAATTCCAAAtattaaaacccaattaaacaagcagcagcaacacatgcaaacaattgggcaaaccctacaaGGCACCGTCATGGTACTCaatgctcacagtgtcgctttgatcAAAACTCTCCAGACAGTTAACTctttgctttcagtagtacaacttgaccatGCCCACATtcagcttgtgaatatgctattgtctgatatgctacaagaaatcaacTCCTCTGTGGACAGCTTAGCCATTGGGAGGATTCCCTCCTATCTGGTtcccctatccttagtacaggagattctGTCTACAGCCACTCGATAAgtcactgatctccaggcccacctagttTACAGCTTAGGTAGCGCCATTGCAATTTATGTCAATCCCCAAGacagagaattagcattcatcattaaccttcccataatggtgCCTGAAAACATCTACCGTTTGAAAAATGTCGTTAACGTTGGGTTCTGGCAGGATTTTGACTATGTTCGAGTAaagacaacatctcttgtagcataccaagataAGAACCCTGATCTATACTTGGTGCCTaacttgcttatgtgcacactcaccaAAGACATCCATTaattgtgccctagcaaacattttatttgtgagatgcaaatgggatctgtggtcttaagcctatgatgagtaatactcagtGCCCAGTGGTCATCACACCCAGACATTTGGTAACCagtaccaaagctgagattgttggaaaccgttggttggttaacacccacTTTAGAGAGGCcttactaacctatgatcaacatgacacctcagaaagggtacccctgcctaaccgtttatccaattcagggtcgcggtgggtccagagcctacctggaatcattgagcgcaaggcgggaataaaccctggaggggacgccagtccttcacagggcaacacagacacacacattcactcacacactcacacctacggacacttctgagtcgccaatccacctaccaacgtgtgtttttggactgtgggaggaaaccggagcacccggaggaaacccacgcggacacggggagaacacaccaactcctcacagacagtcacccggagcgggaatcgaacccacaacctccaggcccctggagctgtgtgactgcgacactacctgctgcgtacCGCCCGGTGGAGATATGAGACCATTCCCGGTGGAATATTTTCATTCACAAGCCTGGTATTACAGTTTGATTTGCTGTCTCTAAACCCTGCATATCTGAATACCTGTGATAACTATGCATGTTCCACTccagacaccttactagttgcactggtaggattaggatgtcttttgacctttggtatagctgggttttatttcaaacgcactcgagccttacaaagcaggttagaaacttggtctgaTAAAATGGTTAAGTttgttagacataagagagtCCAGAGAGGTTGGCCCTCAAATTTTAGAGATGAAGCCGTGGGCAATGTCGAAGAACCAGCCCTCAAGCTAGTATTAGCAACAACACTTAATATGCACCCATACACACTGATAGAAAGACATCAGCATTGCAAATGTATTTGAATGTGCTTGCTGACCTCACCTCCCTCCACAGCAATTATTTTTTTCACCTCCATGTTCCCTACCGGactacaaaactgaaaaaagggggGAATTGTAGTGGATGAAGGCCCAGGTATGCTGAACGTTTTTTTCCACTCTGGATCTAGATCAGGGGTCGGCAAcatttaccactcaaagagccatttggacccatttcacacagtaaagaaaacactgggagccacaaaatccttttgaaattttacatgaaattaCACTGCAAATGacaggttattttttatttttttgtctttgtgctatgtataaacaaactagactgtgttacatttatgaaattaatgaacgactgcagaaaaatgaaataacatttctgcatgcaacaaaatatttttaactccgaaaaaaagacctctctctgcgtgccgtcatccttttactggtgccgtgcagtcagctgtcaaaaagttcaagaaaccgcacactggcgggtgtcgcacgttggaagttgtgacgtgtattaagagcgacaaaatattttaaatattaaaatattttagatgttacaagatcgcatagaattacattttgaaaatgaacgaactaaaataaaatacattttaattaaatactcagtaattattttcaaaagctgagccgcatcagagggatcaaagagccgcatgcggctctggaggcgtgggttgccgacccctgatCTAGATCAAGAAATGGAGAAATTTTAAGATTCAGCCTTTGATGTTCTTTTTCAAAACCTCACATTCCATAGCAGTGAGCTGTGGGGAcctatgaaacacacacacacacacactgttgggGATTAGAAGGTCGCAAAACCCCCTTTCCAGTGACCCGGGGTCACAAGAAGGAGTCATACTGACACTGAGTGGTTCTTCCAACTTTATGATGACCAGAAAACACCATTAGATCAAAAGATAACTCAACAGGGCCTGGGAACTGACTCATAAAAATCACATCGTGAGGAGACCCAAGAACACCTGGAGCATTTATCACCCTTATTGTTAGACTTAATCTTATCTTAAAATCAGCAGATGGCTTGAAAAATGCATCAATTTTTTCGGATTCGGATCTGGATCAGAGTTCAGAGTTCAATCCAGCCGGAACAGCATGGACAAACAGGGcctccaagtggacatttgggaAATCATATGTCACCGAGAGCACCCcgttgtttctctctctctctctctctctctctctctctctcattttatcgctgtcccaaaaaaaaaaaaagagttatcTTGGACACGTATACTTCTCTGAATCCAGTTAtgcattatttaatattttattattgtctaTCGtatgttattctcaggtgaataTATACTAACATGAATTGATTTGATGAATTAATGTTAATTTCAAAATCACAAAGACCAATTCCTTTTTCAAGTTAaaagaatgttaattaatctctaataaCTAGAATAGTTGGTGTAACTACATCAGTATAGTCAATGTATTAACATTCAAGTATATATGATGTATTAATTCAAGAATGATTTATCCGCTCAAGCAGCATTAAGCATATTTTATTCCTCTGGGAACTTGAGATGGTCACGTGTACTTCCCAAACCCAGTAGAGAATCAGAGAACTGCTACCTCACAAGTGGGCATAACGGCGCCACATAGAAAACAGTAAGATGGCCGAAAGGGCGTGTGTCAGATTGGAGGAGTCACAGAGAAGTCACAAGATTCGAGCAGCTGAACGAAGTCGACTCCACACCTTCTGAAAGACTCTGATAACAGACCAATCTTATAAAACTGAACAAGGGACACTTCGGTCAGTTTAGCATTGCTTAATTTAGTGATTGAGTCAGATAGTTAAACCTGTAGAAATAACTCCATCTGCTAGccttaatttattttgttgtttgtcatttttttgttgCCCAGTCAAAGCCTCGTTTTTAcggctgatcaaagcaggtgaaacttactTTTGGCCTGAATAAGATACCACCTCTGAGATTGGTGAATATCTTTTTTTAGTATATGAACTTTATACACGGAATTCAAGACATCACCTCTGAAAATTCCAGACAAGAGAGCCTCTTTCGACGCCCCCTTTCAGGGACTCCCAACCAGGAGAGGGTGCCGAGAGGAATTTCTTCAACTGATGTCAACGCTCTGAGGGCGCCTGAAGCAGCTTGCTCCCCATAAGTGACAACTCCTTAGCGAGCCCAGCCTCAGCAGCTCCCACTGGGAGAAAAGGACGAGCCAGGGCTTGAACCCTCCGCTGCCACTGCAATGGAACCGCTGTGCCCATCGGTTGGTCGACCTGCGCTAAGAGTAAGctccaaaaaatatataattttagagctgatgtctaattaagtctcttgataaatttacatattaatcattagttatatttcatttagcaacacattattcACAAGCCCGATAGCTTAGCCACTTAGACTCATAAGGGTTTCATCTGCGTTGATCCCGTTTGTGAGAGTAtgatgattgtgctatgtttattaactgattattattcctttccaataaagtgttctttgatttgaaataatactgtgTAGAGAGTTTGTCCATaaagtctgaagatcctgaaaaCTCACACCCTAGAGTGAATAGTATCCAAATTTctgaaaaattaatattatctaaaattactactactaataataataatttataattgatAACCACAATTAAgcagaaataattcaaatactgttaccaCGCTACAAGATACCACGCAACAATCAAAAGCAAACTACACAAATGTTGTGCTGAAATGCAAATGTATATGCACATGCAAACCAGAGTCAGAGCTGGTTTAACACCTTTTGAAATTCTGTTTGGCAGACCACCAAGATGGGTGTTGGATTCACCAAGATATTTGGATGACAGCGGACAATTAGAAGACCATATGTTGATGTATTTTAAGAAATTACTAACAACTTTAAGCTCTGTTCACTCAGGCAGCAGCAGCTCTTCTCAAACCATTTGAGGGGAAGTTACACTCCTTGAAACAGGAGACTGCGTGGTGATAAGAGACCACAATCGTATCCATTAGAAGCAACAGCGGTGGTCGGGTCCATTCCAAGTCCTGCTGACTACGGAAACCACGGTGAAATTTGAGGGAAGTGTGCCTTGGATCCACGTGACACACTGCAAGCAAGCTCGTACATTACAAAGCAACAATAATTCtgtaaagcaaaaataaatgtttgagtGTTAATCACTTGGCTGATGTTATTGGCACTAACTTTGTAAAGGCTATCTCGGCACAGAGACCATGCGATCTGGTAttaatttttgctgttacatcATGCTATTGCAACAGCTACTAATTCATCATGTTATGTTTGTATGAGCACTTGGGAATTTCCCATTGTCATGCCATTTCCTTACATCCCTACCACTTGTGCCAAATATGTGAGATACATGCATccagaaccattaaaaatatgGTGTCTATTACATGACAATAAAAGTAAAGCATGTGAGGATCAAGACATCCTAGATCAGTCAATGAAGGGAGGTTATATGTGTCCTCGAGATTGTGCTCTTGCAGCTGGCTCTAAAGCGTTCAATTACACAGTAATCCATTGTGAATGTCCTACTTGGTTAAAATCTTTTCTAATGTTATCTCCTACAGGGATGATTGAAAACCCAAATGACTACAGTGATAATTTGTACGCACCATATGAGTGTTTCACGTGAAATTTGTCAAAAGACAATCTACataacagtagtagtagtaatcgTTCTTGTACATGTGTAATAGAAGGGACATTTCCCAGGGCGTTGTTCGATCATATGGGTTGTTGATCAGAATCTAAAGGTGTTCCAACAGGGCTCGGATCACAAAGtgtaagaggtctgcctggggctggggagaggctgcctgctaagccacccccagtcactagagggagacagagacactctcAATTTGAGGCAATTAgttccacctgggctactcctATTTAAGGGAAgtcaacacacacctcagtgctcaTTCTTGgttttctcttttcagagtgccGTGCAAGCCTGGCCGGTAATTTGATAAAGgctcttgagttttctcctgggtctctctatcttctgtttctccaccagagctttcCCTCTGGTTTCTCTTGGGATTCAATATGTTCTTTTCTTTACCATTGTTACGATTACACGGTTGGCGGATTGAcggaggtggacacaaatgctAAAACACATATACtttaatcaaacaaaacaaagaaacaacacgacataaCTAGGAACATAGCAAAACCAAACAAGAACAAGACTAGGAACTTAGCAAAACAATACCATACAATACAACATGACTCAGGGAGTGAAACGAGAGCGAGAATGACACAAAACAACCTGACTGggaaacaaacaatacaatacaatgaccgataccaggaagtgacacaaggggacttaaatacatcaacaaacgagaaacacctgaaacggataacgagGGTAAAGAAAAAGGAGGCGGaccaaaggcgggacatgggcggagacaaggacaaatTAACAGAGCCATGAGCACATggctagaaaaacaaacacaggacgttacagatgccccctccaaaacgcgcaactcccggggcacGTAAACATAGAatccccaggagctggcgcaggagaggagCATGGAAAACGAGACAGATCAAGACAAGACAGGGAATCATCAGGAGACAGGAAAAGATatgaacagacacaggaagtgAAGCTGGTGATTAGACAGGACTGGAGACAAGAGACTAGACacgggacaggacaggagacggAACTAAGGACTGGAACGGACTagacaggacgggagtggaaACACAAGACTTGACAGGAGCTTGTGACAAGACAGTGTGTTGAACATTGGGCTGGATACTGGACGGGGATCGAGACTGGACAGGCGTAGGCAATGGAGACAAGACTGGGGACAGAACGGGACTAGAGACAGAAGGCTGGACAGaaggtgacagaacaggggacaggacagtGGACCGGTAGGGAGACAAGACAAGTGACTGAACACTGGATggatacggggactggacatgaggcaggacaggtgatgggactgggtgctgggaatggacaggagactggacttgagacaggacagagggttgaaacagggactggactggacttggctggggaacagggaccaagacatctacaggaacagacacaaacacagggacagggacagagacaaagacagacacaagtacagggacaaggacagagacaggaaccaggacaggaacagacacaggaaccaACACAGGGAATGCCTAGGACTGGCAAAAGTTTGTGGagaagtctgaggaaccagcctgggcacagttctggggtcctACGGACACGACCTGAAGCGGccagggccacagtcacgggtgctgaagcggccggagccacagtcacgggtgctgaagcggccggagccacagtcacgggtgctgaagcggccggagccacagtcacgggtgctgaagcggccggagccataGTCACTgatgcagaagcggccggggccacagttaCTGGTGCAGAGGCGGCGGGGGATGCCGCCTTCCCAGGAACAGatgcggctgaggaagccgccttctcgggaACAGTAGCGGCTGATGAAGCCACCTTTACTGGAGCTCGAGCGGCCGGGGTGACCGCCTTCTTGGAGACAGGAGCGGTCGTGGAAGCCGCCTTCCCGGAGACAGGAGTGGCaggcgccgcgttaacgaagacaggaACGGCGggcgccgcgttaacgaagacaggaACGGCGGGCGCCGcattcacggagacaggagtggcgggcgccgcattcacggagacaggagtggcgggcgccgcattcacggagacaggagcggcgggatgccgcgttcacggagacaggagcggcgggcgccgcgttCACTGCAGCTAGTGCGGCGGTTGCCGCCTTCGCTGGTGCGGCGGTTGCCGCCTTCGCTGGTGCGGTGGTTGCCGCCTTCGCTGGAGCTAGTgtggcgggtgccgccttcgcTGGAGCTAGtgcggccgtggaagccgctttctctggagcaggtgcggccgtggaagccgccttctctggagcaggtgcggccgtggaagccgccttctctggagcaggtgcggccgtggaagccgctttcacgaggagaggagcggctggaggcgccgctttcgcggggagaggagcggctggaggcgccgcttccGCGGggagaggagcggctggaggcgccgctttcgcggggagaggagcggctgggttgTGTCACCCTGGAAAGACATCCAGAATGGCATAGAGGCTTGCAAGATTCTCGTGGAAGTTAGGAGGGATTGCAGTGACGTTCTTGGATACAGGGGCCtctgcggcgacgtccacggaggcagggggacctgcgacgacgtccacggaggaaGAGGCTTGTGCTGCTCGTGCTGGAGTTATTGCTGTTTTAGGGGAACTGATGGGCGCACTCGAGTGATTTCTTCAACCGTAATTCCCCCGGAAATGCACCCGTTAGCCTCACCTCTCATGTCCCGCggtttgaggctaacagcccctaacCTCAACCCCCctccaaaaatttccccggatctgagggggtaatcctcggGAGCAGAAGGGGAGAATCTTTCCTCTAAAAGTTCCAAAAAAATATCCACGGTAAGATCCTGGGCCTTTTCCTCAATTAAATTTTCTGCCCACCGTAATGCCTCTCCTCTAAGGAGAGATTTAAGAAATATGACCTGGATAAAGTCCGGAGGAGTAGGAcaggtcaaaaattcaaagtaCTCTTATTATGCAGTATACATTTCTTACAATTGGGAC belongs to Hoplias malabaricus isolate fHopMal1 chromosome 9, fHopMal1.hap1, whole genome shotgun sequence and includes:
- the LOC136707267 gene encoding antifreeze protein Maxi-like, coding for MPRTGKSLWRSLRNQPGHSSGVLRTRPEAARATVTGAEAAGATVTGAEAAGATVTGAEAAGATVTGAEAAGAIVTDAEAAGATVTGAEAAGDAAFPGTDAAEEAAFSGTVAADEATFTGARAAGVTAFLETGAVVEAAFPETGVAGAALTKTGTAGAALTKTGTAGAAFTETGVAGAAFTETGVAGAAFTETGAAGCRVHGDRSGGRRVHCS